The Paramicrobacterium fandaimingii DNA segment CATCTGCTGCAGGTTTGGAAGAGCCTGAGCATACGCTTCGTCTGCCGTGGCAGCGACGACCGCGTTTGCCGTCATGAACGTCGTCGGCTTCTCCGCGTAGGCAGACGGCTTGAACTCTCTGCGATAGAGATCGAGTGCGCGCTCTGCGCCAGTTCCAGCAAAGTGGTTGGCGAACACGTATGGCAGCCCCAAGGACGCGGCGAGGGTTGCCGAGTAGTCGCTGGAACCGAGCAGCCACACGGTCGGAGCGCTTTCGGCCGACGGCGTCGAACGCAGGCCGTACTCCGACCCGCTCGTCAGCTCTACGCTCGCACCGTCGCTGCCCAGCAGTGCGATGATGTCACTCACGTGAGAAGGAAATCGGTTCACGTCGCTCGTCGCCCCCGCTTGCGACAGAACCGCCGTCACGACCGGATCGCTTCCCGGCGCACGGCCGATGCCGAGGTCGATGCGCCCCGGTGCGGCCGCCTCAAGCAGAGCGAACTGCTCGGCGACAATGAGCGGCGCATGGTTTGGGAGCATGACGCCGCCCGACCCCACCCGAATCCTCTCGGTTCGAGACGCCAGTAGCGCGATCAGCACCGCCGGATTCGTCGATGCCACCGCCTTCATATTGTGATGCTCAGCCACCCAGTAGCGCGTGTAACCCAGGGCATCCGCCTTCTGGGCAAGCGTTGTCGACGCCTGAAGCGCCTGAGATGTGGTCTGCCGCGAACGGACGGGAATGAGATCGAGCACCGAGAGTTTCATCACACAGTTCAACACACGCTCCCCGTCGATTCATTCCCGACGACCGGCGAAGCTGCCACCTCAGTCGAGAAGGTCTTGCCAGCCGGTTCCCTTGACATGCTCGAAGACGATGTTCGTCTCCGAGTGCGCGACGACAGCATGCCCCGTGACGTACTTCACAACGAAGTCTCTGAGCTCCGTCGTGCTGCGAGCGGCGACGTGCAGCAGATAGTCGTCTCGGCCACCGAGGTGAAAGAGGGAGAGCACGCCGGGCCACGTCGTCACCTCGCGACGAAACGCCTCGATATCTGAGCGATCGTGCTGAGTGAGCTGAATCGCGATGACCGCCTGGATAGGTGCTCCGAGCACCGCGAGGTCGATGTCGGCGTAGTAGCCCGTAATATCATTGGATCGCTGCAGTCGCTTGAGTCGAAGCGAAACTGTCGATTCGGCGATACCCAGTTCAGCGGCAAGCTGCGAGCCCGATGCACGCGCATTCACGGAGAGCGCCTTGAGAAGGGCGCGGTCGGTCGAGTCGAGTTGGGCCTTTTGCGTCATTGTCCTACCTCTCGAGGAAATTTTGAAGTTTCTTTGTCTTGGGGGCCTTGTTTCAATGAAACTTCAACATCCCTTGAAGATTGCCACAGATTCTGTCTTAATCACAGCATGGACAGTGACGTTCGCTTCGACACACGGGCCGTGCACGGCGGGATGGAATCGATTCGAGAGGCAGGAGGGCACGTCCCTTCCATCGACCTCTCGACGACGAACACCCTCGCCGATGTTGCGGCGGGAGGAGACTCTTATGAGAATCTGGCCTCCGGCGGGGCGCTCGGCGCTCATGACTCCCCCGTGTATCAGCGCCTCTGGAATACCGGTGTTGCCCGATTCGAGCGCTCGCTTGCGGGCCTCGAGGGTGCTGAGTCCGCGGTCGCTTTCGGCACGGGCATGGCTGCCCTCACCGCAATTCTGACCGCCGTCGTCTCGGAAGGACGCTCCCACGTCGTAGCGCTCAGGCCGCTCTACGGCGGAACGGACCATGTTCTGGACAGCGGGCTGCTCGGCACGCACGTCAGCTGGGCGACACCCGACACGATTGCTGAGCATGTCACCTCCGAAACCGCGCTCATTGTCTGCGAGACGCCAGCAAACCCGACTCTCGATATCGTCGATATCGCTGAGGTTGCACACCGAGCAGGGAACGTTCCTGTGCTCGTTGACAACACATTTGCCACGCCGGTGCTCCAGCGCCCGCTCAGCCTCGGAGCAACACTCGTGCTGCACAGCGCAACAAAGTTCCTCGGAGGCCATGGCGACGTCATGGGCGGCATCGTCGCTGGCCCCGAAGAATGGATGCGTCGGCTCAGACATGTGCGTGCGCTCACGGGGGCGCTGCTGCATCCGTCTGCCGCTTATCTGCTGCACAGGGGCATGCGCACCCTTCCTGTTCGCGTGCGCGCGCAGCAGGAAACGACGCGCGCGCTCACCGAGAGGCTTCGCGCTCACCCGGCCATTTCGTCGATTCGCTACCCCGGTCTGGCCACGGGCGCGGCTGCCGAGACGGTCTCGCGTCAGATGTCTGGCCCGGGGTCGCTTTTCGCCCTCGAACTCACGGGCGGCTACGCCGCGGCATCACGCTTCGTCGACGCCGTTCGCCTTGCGTGCCATGCCGTATCGCTTGGGGGAATCGATACCCTTGTGCAGCATCCTGCTTCTCTGACTCATCGGCCGGTCGCTGCGGGCGCGAAGCCGGGCGAGGGAATCGTTCGCGTCTCTGTGGGTCTTGAAGACGCCCTCGACCTCGAGAAAGACCTTCTGCAGGCCCTCGATCAAACCGCGGGCTGAACGCGCTCCGTCAGCAAGACGCTCAGGTCGTAGTCTTTCAGCGCATCGGCACCGCCCAGGCCGTCGAGCGCCAGCACAACGCCGATTCCGGCGACGATCGACCCCGAGCGTTCGACGAGCCGCGCCGCCGCTCGGCAGCTGCCGCCCGTCGCGAGAACATCGTCAACGACGAGAACTCGCGACCCCTGAGGAAGGATAGACGGCTTGATCTCGAGAGATGCTGTGCCGTATTCGAGAGCGTAGTCTTCGCTCAAAACGTCACCGGGGAGCTTGCCCTGCTTGCGAATCGGAAGCAGCCGAGCCTGCGTCGCGTAGGCAATGGCCGACGCGAGGAGAAACCCCCGCGCTTCGATGCCAGCGACAACGTCGAACCCTCCTCTGACATCTGCGCTCAGCGCGTCAACGATGGCGCGCAAGGTTTCCGGATCGGCGAACGCCGGTGTCAGGTCGCGAAAGACGATCCCGGGCTTCGGGAAGTCCGGGATCGTCTCGCTGAGTTCGAGAACTCGGGTGGCAATGTTCACCGACGCTACCTCACCCCGAGGAGATCGATGATGAAAATCAGAGTTTGACCGGAGAGCGGATGCCCCCCACCTGCTGAGCCGTATGCAAGGTTCGGTGGAACGGTGAGTTGACGACGACCGCCGACGCGCATGCCGGGGATTCCTTCCTGCCACCCCGCAATCAGATTTCGCAACGGAAAGTTGATGCTCTGGCCTCGGCTCCACGACGAGTCGAACTCTTCGCCGCTGTCGTACGAGACCCCAAGATAGTGCACGTCAACAGTCGATGATGCCTGTGCTTCGTCACCATCGCCCACGTCGATGTCGACGATCTGCAGTGTTTCCGGGGCGGGGCCGACGGGGGCGTCGACCTCTGGCTTTGTCTTGTTCGATTCGGTCATAGCTCCATCAAAGCCGACCAGCGGGGCCGCAGCAACCTGAGAGTCCAGGATGATGCTTGATTTCTGCGAGGGTCAGAGGCATTCTTAACTGACAAAACTCATCGCCCGGTCCGATTCGCAGGTAAAGCCGCGAACACCGGGCGATGAGGACGTTAAGCCCCGTCCTGAGCCAGCGCAGTCAGGAGTCAGTTACCTCGCTGCCCACTGCGGCAGACGCCGTCTCATTGTCGATGATCGGTATTGCCGTCGTGATGGCTTCAAGCCCTGAGAGACGGGCAGGAGAGAGCTGCTTCGTCACTTCTTCGCGCGACATCAAATCCGCCTCGACGACAAGATCGGCGATGTTGCGGTTGGTCAGCAGAGCGGTCTTCGCCAGTGCCGCGGCCGCGGTATAGCCGATGAACGGCGTGAGCGCTGTGACAACGCCGACAGAGGTTCCCACCATTGTCTCGAGGCGATCTTCGTTCGCCGTGATTCCATCGATCGCGTTGACGCGCAGCGTCTCGCAGCCGCGCGCCATCCAGAGAATGCTCTGCAAGAGCGAGTGGGCAATGACCGGCTCGAAGGCGTTGAGCTGGAGTTGCCCGCCCTCCGCAGCCATCGTCACCGTCGTGTCGGCTCCGACAACAGAGAACGCGATCTGGTTCATCACCTCGGGAATCACAGGATTTACCTTGCCCGGCATGATCGACGAGCCCGCTTGTTTCGCGGGAAGGTTGATTTCGCCGAATCCGGCCTGAGGGCCGCTCGAGAGAAGTCGAAGGTCGTTGCAGATTTTCGAGAGCTTGATTGCCGAGCGCTTGAGTGCGCTGCTGAATGACATGAAGGCACCGGCGTCGCTCGTCGACTCGACAAGATCAGGAGCGGTCTCGAGCTTCAGGCCGGTGATGCCGTTGAGGTGGCGCACCACAACCGAGGCGTACCGAGGGTCAGCGGTGATTCCGGTTCCGATCGCTGTCGCACCGAGGTTGATCTCGGCGAGCAGCCAGATCGTCTCGGCGAGACGCTTGTGGTCTTCACCGAGCGTCGTCGCGAAACCGTGGAACTCCTGGCCGAGCGTCATGGGGACAGCATCCTGAAGCTGAGTGCGGCCCACCTTGAGCACGTGCCGGAACTCTTGTCCCTTTACCGCGAATGACTGCCGAAGCAGCTCAAGTTCGTCGAGAAGGTCTGTCAGCGACCGCGCGAGCGCAATCTTGATTGCCGTCGGGTACACGTCATTTGTCGATTGGCTGCGATTCGTGTGGTCGTACGGCGAGATGAAGGCGTAGTCGCCCTTCTGGTGACCGGCCATCTCGAGCGCAATATTGGTGATCACCTCGTTCGCGTTCATGTTCGTCGACGTGCCAGCACCACCCTGAATGACGCCGACGCAGAACTCCTCGTGAAACTCACCGTCGATGACACGCTGGCACGCGCGGTCGATCAGATCGGCCTTCTCGGCGTTCAGCGCGCCGAGCTCGGCGTTCGCGCGTGCGGCAGCCTGTTTGACTGAGGCGAGTGCGACGATCAGGTGTGGGTACACCGAGATCGGTCGTTTGGAAATGTCAAAGTTCTCGAAAGCTCTCGCGGTATGGATGCCCCAGTATGCGTAGCTGGGGATCTCCATCGATCCGAGAGAGTCGGTTTCCGTTCGTGTCGGCCGTTCGCTCATGACTGCGACTCTACCGGCGATTCAGTATGCTCCGGGCGAACTTTTCAGCCGAGAAGCACCTCGATCGGACCACGTGCGAAGTACACAAGAAACCCGAGGGAGACGATCCAGAGCAACGGGCTGATTTCCCGCGCCTTTCCAGAAAGCGACCGTACAACGACCCACGAAATGAAGCCCGCGCCGATGCCGTTTGCGATGGAATAGGTGAGCGGCATGATCGCAACGGTCAGGAAAACCGGAAGCGTGATCGAGAAGTCGGTCCATTGGATCTCACGAATTTGCGACATCATCATTCCTCCGACGACGACGAGTGCCGCTGCGGCCACCTCGCTCGGCACGATACCCGTGAGCGGAGTGAGAAACATTGCCAAAAGGAACAGCACGCCTGTCACAACATTGGCCAGCCCCGTGCGTGCGCCCTCGCCGATTCCGGCTCCTGATTCGACGAAGACGGTGTTGGATGATCCTGACGTCAGGCCGCCAGCAACCGCGCCGACGCCCTCCACGATGAGCGCCGACTTCAGACGGGGGAAGGTCCCTCGATCATCAGCGAGACCTGCCTCCTTTGAGAGGCCGGTCATCGTGCCCATGGCGTCAAAGAAGTTTGTGAACACGAGGGTGAACACAAGCATGAGCGCCGCGAGCGCGCCGATGCGCTCAAAGCTGCCGAACGACACATTGCCGATGAGGCCGAGGTCGGGCAGGCTGAACACGCTTGTGGGAAGGGCGGGGACGGCAAGGCTCCACCCGCCAGGCGAGTCAGCGGACGAACCGAGGTGGAATATCGCTTCAACGATCATCGCAATGATCGTTCCCACGAGGATGCCGATGAGCAGTCCTCCTTTGACACGTCGAGCGACGAGCACTCCCGAGATGAGGAGAGTGACGACGAAGACGACAGTCGGACCTGTTGCCACCGACCCGTCAACGCCCAGTCCGACGGGTGGTGACGCCTCCCCCGTTGATGTGACGAAGCCAGCGTTGACAAGGCCGATGAACGCGATGAACACACCAATTCCGACGGTGATCGAGATTTTCAGCTGCATCGGAACCGCATCGAAGATCATTCGCCGGAGTCCTGTCGCCGCGAGAACGACGATGATGATCCCGTTGATCACGACGAGGCCCATCGCCTCGGCCCACGTGACCTCGCCCACGACGCTGAACGCAAGGAAGGAGTTGATTCCGAGGCCCGCGGCGAAGGCAAAGGGGAGGCGTGCAACGACCCCGAAGAGAATCGTCATCAACCCGGCGGTGAACGCTGTGACCGCGGAGAGCTGAGCGAAGTCGAGCGTAGCCCCGGAGACATCGGTTCCCGACGACAGAATGATCGGGTTGAGCACGACGATGTAGGCCATCGCCACAAAGGTGACAAGTCCACCGCGCAGCTCGGCTCCGAGAGATGACCCTCGCTTGCTGATCTCGAAGTAGCGGTCAAAACGCCCCGGTGTCGCGGTCTCGGTGGCCACGCGGCGCTCCCTTCTGGACGACGTCAGCCATCCGATCCTCTCGATGCGCGACCATCGGCCGCCGACGAATATCCTATTGCCACGCAGTGCCTGGCGGCGACGATTCCCTCTGACCGATACGGTGTCTTCGGGGTCGCACGGTGAGCCCCCACGATCGAGAGCGAGCACGCATGCCACTTCCCTGGACTCTGCACGGTGACGGCAAGAACGTCGATGCGCGAGATGTTGTCGGGCCCTCCGAACGACTCAGCTGGCCGAGAACCATCGGAATCGGCGCGCAGCACGTTGTCGCGATGTTCGGCGCGACGTTTCTCGTTCCCGTGCTCACCGGGTTCAGTCCGAGCACGACGCTCCTGTTCTCGGGAATCGGCACACTTCTCTTTCTGATCATCACCCAGAATCGCCTGCCCAGCTATCTCGGCTCCTCGTTTGCCTTCATCGCCCCCATCACCGCTGCCACCGCCGCACACAGCATGGGTGCAGCGCAGTTCGGGATCATCGCCGTCGGCCTGCTGCTGGCGATCGTCGGTGCCATTGTGCAGTGGGCAGGCTCGGGATGGATCGACGCGGTGATGCCTCCCGTCGTCGCCGGAGCGATCGTTGCGCTCATCGGGTTCAACCTGGGCCCTGAGGCCTGGAAGAACTACCAGCTTGCACCCGTGAGCGCGACGGTGACCCTTGCCGCCGTCGTTCTCTCCTCTGTGCTGTTCCGCGGAATTCTCGGTCGCCTTTCCATCTTCATCGGAGTGGTCGTCGGATACGTGTGCGCGACGCTCCGAGGCGAAGTCGATTTCTCGACCGTCGCGTCTGCACCGTGGTTTGGACTGCCCACACTCACGTTCCCCGCCAACCCCGTGGCGAACCCAGAGCTCTGGGGTCTGCTTCCCGCTTTCCTCCCCGTCGTACTCGTGCTTGTCGCCGAGAACGTCGGGCACATTCGCGGTGTCGCCCAGATGACGGACTCATCGGTGAATGCCCAGACCGGGCGTGGTCTGCTCGCTGACGGGCTGGCCACGATGCTCGCTGGCGGTGGCGGAGGTTCCGCGACGACAACCTACGGTGAAAACATCGGGGTCATGGCTGCCACGCGCATCTATTCGACCGCTGCCTACTGGGTTGCCGGCCTCTTCGCGATCGTGCTTTCGCTCTCCCCGAAATTCGGCGCCGTCATCGACACTATCCCTTCGGGGGTTCTCGGTGGCGTCACAACGGCGCTCTACGGCATGATCGGCATCATCGGCGTCAAGATCTGGATGGACAACAAGGTCGACTTCAGCAAGCCGGTGAACCAGTTCACCGCCGCAACGGCGCTCATCATTGGAATCGCCAACTTCATCTGGAGCGATGAGGCCACGGGAGTGACGTTCAACGGAATCGCATTCGGTACGATCGCGGCGATCGTGATCTACCACGTCATGACCTGGATCGGCCGGTGGAGAGGAACGAACTGACCCTCTTCGCCGGGCGGGGTCAGTGAAAGAGCGGCACGATCAAATAGATTCCGTACAGCACGGCCGCAGCGCAGCCGACGAAGCATGCGTATGCGGCACTGCGAGCAGCCACACGCTGAGCGGGGCTGAGCGGGTTCTTCCGCGTTGCTTTCTCGACGCGCTTCTCTTCGCGCTGACGCTTCTTCTCGGACATCACTGTGATCGCATCGGTGAACTCCGCCGGTGCGACGAGAGGTGCCCGCCCGGCCGTGACAAGCAGCCTGAGCCCAAGCGCGTAGAGCCCGACGACAACAACAGCGGCAGCAAGCGCCGAGACGAAGACGATGAGGAACGCGAGCCAGTCGATCATTTCTTCGCCTTTCTCTTCCGGCCGGACTTCGAGATCTTCACGGCGGTACCTGAAGCGGCGATATCGGCGACGGCATTCGTGTGGTCGATCTTCTCGCGCCGCGACCAGAGGTAGATTCCGAGAACAATCACAACGCCGAGCACGGTGTCAATCAGGAGCCCTGCCGGGCCAATGCCTGCGAGAAGCGCCGCCGCCGCCCCGACGATGGCAGCGGAGGGAAGCGTCAGCAGCCAGCCGATGGCAATACGACCCGCGGTTCCCCAGCGCACCTTCGCTCCACGACGGCCCAGCCCGGAGCCGATGACCGAACCCGACGCCACCTGCGTTGTGGAAAGCGCGAAGCCAAGATGACTCGACGCAAGAATTGTCGCTGCCGTCGACGCTTCAGCGGCAAAGCCCTGTGCAGGCTTCACCTCGGTGAGCCCTGTTCCCAGCGTCTTGATGATGCGCCAGCCGCCAATGTAGGTTCCCAAGGCAATCGCAAGGGCACACACGAGAATCACCCAGAACTGCGGGCCCGTTCCCGCGCCCTGTGAGCCGACAGCGATGAGAGTCAGCGTGATGATGCCCATCGTCTTCTGGGCGTCGTTTGTTCCGTGAGAGAGGGCAACGAGAGACGACGTAAAAATCTGGCCGAAGCGAAAGCCGCTTCGCCCATCGGCTTTTTTGTCGTACCGTCGCGTCATGGCGTAGGCCATGCGCGTGGCGACAAACGCGATGATGCCCGCGGTCAACGGCGCGATGAGCGCGGGCAGAATCACCTTCGACAGCATCACACCGAAGTCGACAGCGTGAATTCCGACTCCGACGAGTGCCGCGCCGATAAGCCCTCCGAACAGCGCGTGCGATGAGCTCGAGGGAAGACCAAGAACCCACGTCAGCATGTTCCAGACAATGGCTCCGAGCAGACCTGCGAATATCAAAGCGGGAGTGATCAGAACCCCGGACTCACCCTCACGGATGATCCCACCTGAGATGGTGCGTGCCACCTCCGTCGACAAGAACGCTCCGACGAGGTTGAGGATGGCCGCGACGGTCACAGCCACCTTCGGCTTCATGGCACCCGTCGCAATCGGGGTGGCCATAGCGTTTGCCGTGTCGTGGAAGCCGTTCGTGAAGTCGAAGAACAACGCGAACGCGATAACGAGAATGACGACGAGGGAGGTTATTTCCACCAGTAGAGTCTCTGATTCGTAGCCGGTGCACGAACGTCGCTCCACGTCGGTAAACGCGGACGTCGGCTTGTGGACACCCACTGTTGAGGCGGGCGTAACCGAGTCTTGCACCCGCGTGCCGTGTCGGTCAACTCAGACCGCGCTCGAGATCACATTTCCTCGTGCACCGTCGGATCGGCGTCGAACAGCCGCCCATCTGGCGTTCCGAGTGCCGAGATCGCGGCGACCTCGTCCGCGTCGAGGGAGAACCCAAAGACGTCGCGGTTCTCCCGCTGCCTCTCGGAATTCGCCGACTTGGGAATGGGCACGATCCCGCGCTCGAGATGCCAGCGCAGCACAGCCTGGGCCGGAGTGACTCCGTGCGCGGCTGCGATGTCGACGATCACCTTCTCGTTGTACGGTGCGGCGCCTTTGCCCAGAGGGCTCCATGCTTCGGTGACGATGTCGTGCTCCGCATGGAATTCGGTGAGAGATTCCTGCGGGAAGTACGGATGAACCTCCACCTGATTGACCGAGGGCAGCACACCGGTCTCGGCTGCGAGCCGAGTGAGATAGTCGATTGTGAAGTTCGAGACGCCGATTGATCGCACACGGCCGTCTTTCTGCAGATCGATCATCGCCTTCCACGAGTCGACGTACTTGTCGACACTTGGATTCGGCCAGTGGATGAGATAGAGGTCGATGACGTCGACACCGAGCGAGCGGCGCGATGCTTCAAACGATTCAAGCGTTGCGTCGTAGCCGTGGTGACGGCCGGGGAGCTTCGTCGTTACGGTGATGTCTGAGCGATGCACGCTCGTCTCGGCGAGCGCGCGCCCGACGGCATCCTCGTTCTCGTAGTTGACGGCGGTGTCGAGCAGGCGATAGCCCGCATCGAGAGCAGAAAGCACCGCACTCGTCCCCTCATCACCGCGAAGCGGGTAGGTGCCGAAACCGATGGCGGGCAGCGATGTCTCATCCCGAAGTTGGCGCATAGTGTTCCCAGTCATTCCTCCACCGTAGACCGTCAGCCGAGCGATTCTCGACCGTGAGCGGCTAGCGTTGATGCATGACAGATGCACCTCGCGCCTCTCGCCGCGACCACGCGAGAACCCATCACGGCGACACCGTCAATGATCCCTATCATTGGCTGAGCGACAAAGAGCATCCGGATGTGCTCGACTATCTGAACCGTGAAAACGTCTTCGCCGAGTCTGAGACGACGCGGCTTGCCTCGCTGCGCACGACCCTGTTCGAGGAGATCAAGGCGCACACCAAGGAGACCGATCTCTCGGTACCCGTGCGAGAGGGTGACTGGTGGTACTACTCGCGCACCTTCGCTGGCAAGCAGTACGCAAGCCACATGCGTGCCCCTGCCTCTGACTGGACTCCTCCGAACACGCAGACCGGCGACGTTGAGGGTGAGCAGATCGTTCTCGACGACAACTCCGAATCTGCGGGGCACGAGTTCTATCGCCTCGGCTCATTCGACATCACCCGAGATGGAAATCGGATGCTCTACGCCACAGACACGGTTGGAGACGAGCGCTACACGCTGCGCATCCGTGATCTGACCACGGGACGCGGCGGCAGCGACCACGTGCCTGGCACGTTCTCTGGGGCGGTCTTCTCCCCCGACGGCGAATGGGTTTTCTACACGACAGTCGACGATGCATGGCGGCCCGATACTGTATGGCGGCACCGCGTCGGAACCTCTGCAGACAACGACAAGCGCGTCTACCACGAGCCGGACGATCGATTCTGGGCCGGAGTCGGAGTGACCCGGAGCGGCCGCTACATCGTGATCGTGCTCGGCTCCAATGTGACGAGCGAGTGGCTGCTGATCGATGCCGAGACTCCCAGCGGTGAGCCGCGGGTCGTCTGGCAGCGTGAAGAGGGCGTTGAGTATGACGTTGAGCACGCTGTCATCGGAGGTCATTCCACGCTGCTGGTTCTGCACAATCGGCACGCCGAGAACTTCGAGCTCGTCGCGATCGACGCTGATGCGCTGGGAGACCCGACGTCGGCAGTGACGGTTCTCGCCCACAGCGATGACGTTCGCTTGGAATCTGTCGAGGCTTTTCGCGATCGTCTCGCCATCGAGTACCGTGCCGGAGGGCTTGCCCGCATTGGAACGATTGAGCTCGACGACGCATCGACGCTGACGAACATGACAATCGCACCCGTCGAGTTTGATGAGCCGTTGTACACAGTTGGCTTCGGGGGAAATCCCGAATGGGAGCAGCCAACGCTTCGCCTGAGCTACACCTCATTTGTCACCCCGGGAACCGTCTATTCTCTGGAGCCGGCAACGGGAACGCTCACGCTCCTCAAGCAGCAGCCAGTACTCGGCGACTTCGATCCGGCACAGTACGTGCAGTCGCGTGACTGGGCGACGGCACGCGATGGCTCACGCATGCCGATCTCACTCGTGCGGCGCCGCGACGCGGCATCCGGACCCGGCCCTGTTCTGCTCTACGGGTACGGATCGTACGAGGCGAGCATGGACCCCGGGTTCTCGATTGCACGCCTCTCTCTTCTGAACCGCGGAGTCACCTTCGCCATCGCGCACGTGCGCGGCGGCGGCGAGCTCGGACGCCGCTGGTACGAACAAGGCAAGCTGCTTCACAAAAAGAATTCGTTCACCGATTTCGTCGACGGCGCCACACACCTCATCGATTCGGGGCTCACGACGCCCGATCAGCTCGTCGCCGAGGGCGGGAGCGCTGGCGGTCTGCTGATGGGCGCCGCGCTGAATCTGGCCCCCGAGCTTTTCGCCGGGGTTCACGCTGCAGTTCCCTTCGTCGACGCACTGACGAC contains these protein-coding regions:
- a CDS encoding Lrp/AsnC family transcriptional regulator translates to MTQKAQLDSTDRALLKALSVNARASGSQLAAELGIAESTVSLRLKRLQRSNDITGYYADIDLAVLGAPIQAVIAIQLTQHDRSDIEAFRREVTTWPGVLSLFHLGGRDDYLLHVAARSTTELRDFVVKYVTGHAVVAHSETNIVFEHVKGTGWQDLLD
- a CDS encoding adenine phosphoribosyltransferase → MNIATRVLELSETIPDFPKPGIVFRDLTPAFADPETLRAIVDALSADVRGGFDVVAGIEARGFLLASAIAYATQARLLPIRKQGKLPGDVLSEDYALEYGTASLEIKPSILPQGSRVLVVDDVLATGGSCRAAARLVERSGSIVAGIGVVLALDGLGGADALKDYDLSVLLTERVQPAV
- a CDS encoding peptidase is translated as MIDWLAFLIVFVSALAAAVVVVGLYALGLRLLVTAGRAPLVAPAEFTDAITVMSEKKRQREEKRVEKATRKNPLSPAQRVAARSAAYACFVGCAAAVLYGIYLIVPLFH
- a CDS encoding aspartate ammonia-lyase, with product MSERPTRTETDSLGSMEIPSYAYWGIHTARAFENFDISKRPISVYPHLIVALASVKQAAARANAELGALNAEKADLIDRACQRVIDGEFHEEFCVGVIQGGAGTSTNMNANEVITNIALEMAGHQKGDYAFISPYDHTNRSQSTNDVYPTAIKIALARSLTDLLDELELLRQSFAVKGQEFRHVLKVGRTQLQDAVPMTLGQEFHGFATTLGEDHKRLAETIWLLAEINLGATAIGTGITADPRYASVVVRHLNGITGLKLETAPDLVESTSDAGAFMSFSSALKRSAIKLSKICNDLRLLSSGPQAGFGEINLPAKQAGSSIMPGKVNPVIPEVMNQIAFSVVGADTTVTMAAEGGQLQLNAFEPVIAHSLLQSILWMARGCETLRVNAIDGITANEDRLETMVGTSVGVVTALTPFIGYTAAAALAKTALLTNRNIADLVVEADLMSREEVTKQLSPARLSGLEAITTAIPIIDNETASAAVGSEVTDS
- a CDS encoding NCS2 family permease, which produces MTSSRRERRVATETATPGRFDRYFEISKRGSSLGAELRGGLVTFVAMAYIVVLNPIILSSGTDVSGATLDFAQLSAVTAFTAGLMTILFGVVARLPFAFAAGLGINSFLAFSVVGEVTWAEAMGLVVINGIIIVVLAATGLRRMIFDAVPMQLKISITVGIGVFIAFIGLVNAGFVTSTGEASPPVGLGVDGSVATGPTVVFVVTLLISGVLVARRVKGGLLIGILVGTIIAMIVEAIFHLGSSADSPGGWSLAVPALPTSVFSLPDLGLIGNVSFGSFERIGALAALMLVFTLVFTNFFDAMGTMTGLSKEAGLADDRGTFPRLKSALIVEGVGAVAGGLTSGSSNTVFVESGAGIGEGARTGLANVVTGVLFLLAMFLTPLTGIVPSEVAAAALVVVGGMMMSQIREIQWTDFSITLPVFLTVAIMPLTYSIANGIGAGFISWVVVRSLSGKAREISPLLWIVSLGFLVYFARGPIEVLLG
- a CDS encoding trans-sulfuration enzyme family protein yields the protein MDSDVRFDTRAVHGGMESIREAGGHVPSIDLSTTNTLADVAAGGDSYENLASGGALGAHDSPVYQRLWNTGVARFERSLAGLEGAESAVAFGTGMAALTAILTAVVSEGRSHVVALRPLYGGTDHVLDSGLLGTHVSWATPDTIAEHVTSETALIVCETPANPTLDIVDIAEVAHRAGNVPVLVDNTFATPVLQRPLSLGATLVLHSATKFLGGHGDVMGGIVAGPEEWMRRLRHVRALTGALLHPSAAYLLHRGMRTLPVRVRAQQETTRALTERLRAHPAISSIRYPGLATGAAAETVSRQMSGPGSLFALELTGGYAAASRFVDAVRLACHAVSLGGIDTLVQHPASLTHRPVAAGAKPGEGIVRVSVGLEDALDLEKDLLQALDQTAG
- a CDS encoding inorganic phosphate transporter, whose amino-acid sequence is MEITSLVVILVIAFALFFDFTNGFHDTANAMATPIATGAMKPKVAVTVAAILNLVGAFLSTEVARTISGGIIREGESGVLITPALIFAGLLGAIVWNMLTWVLGLPSSSSHALFGGLIGAALVGVGIHAVDFGVMLSKVILPALIAPLTAGIIAFVATRMAYAMTRRYDKKADGRSGFRFGQIFTSSLVALSHGTNDAQKTMGIITLTLIAVGSQGAGTGPQFWVILVCALAIALGTYIGGWRIIKTLGTGLTEVKPAQGFAAEASTAATILASSHLGFALSTTQVASGSVIGSGLGRRGAKVRWGTAGRIAIGWLLTLPSAAIVGAAAALLAGIGPAGLLIDTVLGVVIVLGIYLWSRREKIDHTNAVADIAASGTAVKISKSGRKRKAKK
- a CDS encoding FKBP-type peptidyl-prolyl cis-trans isomerase; amino-acid sequence: MTESNKTKPEVDAPVGPAPETLQIVDIDVGDGDEAQASSTVDVHYLGVSYDSGEEFDSSWSRGQSINFPLRNLIAGWQEGIPGMRVGGRRQLTVPPNLAYGSAGGGHPLSGQTLIFIIDLLGVR
- a CDS encoding uracil-xanthine permease family protein → MPLPWTLHGDGKNVDARDVVGPSERLSWPRTIGIGAQHVVAMFGATFLVPVLTGFSPSTTLLFSGIGTLLFLIITQNRLPSYLGSSFAFIAPITAATAAHSMGAAQFGIIAVGLLLAIVGAIVQWAGSGWIDAVMPPVVAGAIVALIGFNLGPEAWKNYQLAPVSATVTLAAVVLSSVLFRGILGRLSIFIGVVVGYVCATLRGEVDFSTVASAPWFGLPTLTFPANPVANPELWGLLPAFLPVVLVLVAENVGHIRGVAQMTDSSVNAQTGRGLLADGLATMLAGGGGGSATTTYGENIGVMAATRIYSTAAYWVAGLFAIVLSLSPKFGAVIDTIPSGVLGGVTTALYGMIGIIGVKIWMDNKVDFSKPVNQFTAATALIIGIANFIWSDEATGVTFNGIAFGTIAAIVIYHVMTWIGRWRGTN
- a CDS encoding LLM class flavin-dependent oxidoreductase; its protein translation is MKLSVLDLIPVRSRQTTSQALQASTTLAQKADALGYTRYWVAEHHNMKAVASTNPAVLIALLASRTERIRVGSGGVMLPNHAPLIVAEQFALLEAAAPGRIDLGIGRAPGSDPVVTAVLSQAGATSDVNRFPSHVSDIIALLGSDGASVELTSGSEYGLRSTPSAESAPTVWLLGSSDYSATLAASLGLPYVFANHFAGTGAERALDLYRREFKPSAYAEKPTTFMTANAVVAATADEAYAQALPNLQQMARLRTNKPMAAVSTIEEAEAAETDALTEEFMQQALSGYIIGDQATAATKARDLAAQYGVDELMISPVAGAHDSEPLDAVPARERTLELLAEELLDTD